One segment of Panicum virgatum strain AP13 chromosome 3K, P.virgatum_v5, whole genome shotgun sequence DNA contains the following:
- the LOC120701261 gene encoding uncharacterized protein LOC120701261: protein MESSPAAAMAPPPPPAPSSRARDPLLFGSFDLPAGWGCRKPMGFCRDIGSPAAPLPSATATEAGNSGSRSPPKGAPAAQHAPAPEEPREAAPRRQWNLRERTSWRDYRAEDSRQPKKLGSADAAGHNTRGFSVALTRQEIEADFLAITGRKPPRRPRKRTKSVQRQIETLCPGSSLMEMTRDRYKVNEKGGF from the exons ATGGAGTCCTCGCCGGCTGCGGccatggccccgccgccgccgcccgcgccgtcgtCGCGGGCGAGGGACCCCCTCCTCTTCGGCAGCTTCGACCTCCCCGCCGGCTGGGGGTGCCGCAAGCCCATGGGCTTCTGCCGGGACATTGgctcccccgccgcgcccctgcCCAGCGCAACCGCCACCGAGGCCGGGAATAGCGGCTCCCGATCGCCGCCGAAAGGAGCCCCGGCCGCGCAGCACGCGCCCGCGCCGGAGGAGCCCCGGGAAGCAGCTCCCCGGAGGCAGTGGAACCTGCGGGAGCGGACGTCGTGGCGGGATTACAGAGCGGAGGACTCGCGGCAGCCCAAGAAGCTCGGGAgcgcggacgccgccggccacaATACCCGCGGGTTCTCGGTGGCCCTGACGCGGCAGGAGATCGAGGCGGACTTCCTCGCGATCACCGGCCGgaagccgccgcgccggccgaggAAGCGGACCAAGAGCGTCCAGCGCCAAATCGAG ACGCTTTGCCCTGGGAGTTCGCTCATGGAGATGACCCGCGACCGGTACAAGGTGAATGAG AAAGGGGGGTTCTGA
- the LOC120697923 gene encoding formin-like protein 14, with product MAATADPRAKPLAAPPPHHLEPWSARQPSPHRMPVLPVAASPAAGGGCAAARDRRRSSSHRRGAAAQGVGEEPCGGGIEALRAKLMGHLRDAADRLRVPQPRSWGSSLPHPPPPPPQPKAASPPPETDSEPELRAPPPPPPPPPPQQQPQPQAEAATRPWNLRERSRRRPAARSWAASPPPPPSSSSRRRRRRAPFSVSLTAEEVEEDIYSLTGARPRRRPRKRPRAVQRQLDSLFPGLWLTEITADAYRVPDE from the exons ATGGCGGCCACGGCAGATCCGCGGGCCAAGCCCctggcggcgccaccgccgcaccaCCTCGAGCCGTGGTCGGCGCGTCAGCCGTCACCGCATCGCATGCCCGTCCTTCCCGTGGCAGCCTCGCCCGCCGCGGGTGGCGGGTGCGCGGCCGCCCGCGATCGCCGCAGGTCGTCGTCCCACcggcggggcgccgccgcccagggcgtCGGGGAGGagccgtgcggcggcgggatcgAGGCGCTGCGGGCCAAGCTCATGGGCCACCTGCGCGACGCGGCCGACCGGCTCCGCGTGCCGCAGCCTAGAAGTTGGGGCTCCTCCCTgccccaccctcctcctccgccgccgcagccgaagGCCGCGAGCCCACCGCCCGAGACGGACTCGGAGCCCGAGCTCCgtgcgcctcctccgccgcctcctcctcctcctccgcagcagcagccgcagccgcaggcgGAGGCTGCGACGAGGCCGTGGAACCTGCGGGAgcggtcgcggcggcgcccggccgcCAGGTCGTGGGCCGCgtccccgcccccgcctccctcgtcgtcgtcgcgcaggcggcgcaggcgcgcccCGTTCTCCGTGTCCCtgacggcggaggaggtcgagGAGGACATCTACTCGCTGACCGgcgcccggccgcggcggcggccccggaaGCGGCCGCGCGCCGTGCAGCGGCAGCTCGAT TCGCTGTTCCCCGGGCTGTGGCTGACCGAGATCACCGCCGACGCGTACCGGGTGCCGGACGAgtag
- the LOC120697922 gene encoding predicted GPI-anchored protein 58, whose protein sequence is MVLMAGASDSDSDHHATAKAAPAPAPSAPASSPSPSPAPAAARTRLHDFSFPTLSWGTHRLLRCSKDGASASPPPHPQTPSPGKEKPQGQQASPGATGASQPPRPWNLRTRRSATVAPLASRSEGACKAAAAHQPLASPPAKRGFSASLTKEEIAEDFAAIRGTRPPRRPKKRPRAVQRQLDMLYPGLSLADVNLDSYKIEER, encoded by the exons ATGGTCCTCATGGCCGGCGCCtccgactccgactccgaccACCACGCCACTGCcaaggccgcgccggcgccggctcccTCGGCCccggcgtcgtcgccgtcgccgtcgccggctcccgccgccgcgcgcacccgccTCCATGACTTCTCCTTCCCGACGCTCAGCTGGGGCACGCACCGCCTGCTCCGCTGCTCCAAGGACGGCGCCtccgcgtccccgccgccgcacccgcagACGCCGTCGCCCGGGAAGGAGAAGCCCCAGGGCCAGCAGGCCTCCCCCGGCGCCACGGGAGCGTCGCAGCCGCCGCGCCCGTGGAACCTCCgcacccgccgctccgccaccgtCGCGCCGCTCGCGTCGAGATCGGAGGGCGCttgcaaggcggcggcggcgcaccagccgctcgcgtcgccgccggcgaagagGGGCTTCTCCGCCTCGCTGACCAAGGAGGAGATCGCCGAGGACTTCGCCGCCATCCGCGGCACGCGCCCGCCACGCCGGCCCAAGAAGCGGCCGCGCGCCGTGCAGCGCCAGCTCGAC ATGCTGTACCCGGGATTATCTCTCGCCGATGTCAATCTGGACTCGTACAAGATCGAGGAG AGGTGA